Proteins encoded together in one Paenibacillus sp. window:
- a CDS encoding type IV pilus twitching motility protein PilT, with protein sequence METQLQMDRLLRYAHERGASDVHITAGAPPMFRIHGDMQPAGSEPLTPLAAMELTKQLLTQEQYEAFLSRGDFDGSYGIEGVARFRVNAYRQRGNASLTIRIIPTHIPPLERLGLPPGVLDFVNKPQGLLLVTGPTGSGKSTTLAAMIDYINQTRSEHIITLEDPIEFVHPNKRCIVNQREIGVDTASFGVGLRAALRQDPDVILVGEMRDLETISTAITAAETGHLVFGTLHTADAPQTIDRIIDVFPPEAQQQIRVQLAAVLIGVVAQRLLPRADGSGRVAAMEVLVGTPAVANLIRTEKVHQIRSVMQTGRAQGMQTMETALRELVQQRVVTMETAKEALFGFGELG encoded by the coding sequence ATGGAAACCCAGCTGCAGATGGACCGTTTGCTTCGCTACGCGCACGAGAGAGGCGCCTCCGACGTACATATTACGGCCGGTGCTCCCCCGATGTTCCGGATCCACGGCGACATGCAGCCCGCCGGGAGCGAGCCGCTGACGCCGCTCGCCGCGATGGAACTGACGAAACAGCTGCTGACGCAGGAACAGTACGAAGCGTTCCTCTCGCGCGGCGATTTCGACGGTTCGTACGGCATCGAAGGCGTCGCCCGGTTCCGGGTGAACGCGTACCGGCAGCGGGGTAACGCGTCGCTGACGATCCGGATCATTCCGACGCACATTCCGCCGCTCGAGAGGCTCGGCCTGCCGCCCGGCGTGCTCGATTTCGTGAACAAGCCGCAAGGACTGCTGCTCGTCACCGGACCGACGGGAAGCGGGAAATCGACGACGCTCGCCGCGATGATCGATTATATCAACCAAACGCGCAGCGAACATATTATCACGCTCGAGGATCCGATCGAATTCGTGCATCCGAACAAACGCTGCATCGTCAATCAGCGGGAAATCGGCGTCGACACGGCCTCGTTCGGCGTCGGCCTGCGGGCGGCGCTCCGGCAAGATCCCGACGTCATTCTCGTCGGCGAAATGCGAGATTTGGAGACGATCTCGACCGCCATCACCGCCGCGGAAACGGGTCATCTCGTGTTCGGTACGCTTCATACCGCCGACGCTCCGCAGACGATCGACCGGATCATCGACGTCTTCCCGCCGGAAGCGCAGCAGCAGATCCGCGTGCAGCTCGCGGCGGTGCTGATCGGCGTCGTCGCGCAGCGGCTGCTTCCGAGGGCGGACGGCTCGGGCCGCGTCGCCGCGATGGAGGTGCTCGTCGGCACGCCGGCGGTCGCGAACTTAATCCGTACGGAGAAGGTGCATCAAATCCGGTCGGTCATGCAGACGGGCAGAGCCCAAGGCATGCAGACGATGGAGACGGCGCTGCGGGAGTTGGTGCAGCAGCGCGTCGTAACGATGGAGACCGCGAAGGAAGCGCTATTCGGCTTCGGGGAATTGGGATAG
- a CDS encoding type II secretion system F family protein, with product MGKFKYVAVDQYGIYSKGTLEAASLANAVETLRERGLWAIRCFDPGSSIWHRELKLGGPRVKTQHFTVFCRQLSTLYKSGVNMVEAVKALSEQTESKEFRKVLASVAEDLKRGSQLSAAAAQFPTVFGNVFVSMVRAGEASGNLDEMLLRLAVFYEKEHNTREKVKSAMVYPALMLVIMAVVVTAMMLFIIPRFIATFDSMGLQLPLPTRIVIAISHFVQANWPAVIGALFVPTLISSAVKRLPKGTYALDWLRLKAPVFGALAQKQALARFARVFSSLYGAAIPMLQSLSIVASVVDNEVISRVILNSREQIRSGDSIAEPYRSSWVFPPMVVQMLAIGEKSGALDSMMEKVADFYEAEVDQTTDRLKSALEPLMIVALAAVVGGIVLAVMLPTFQLFDNI from the coding sequence ATGGGGAAGTTCAAATACGTGGCCGTCGACCAATACGGCATTTATTCGAAAGGCACCCTCGAAGCCGCTTCGCTCGCGAATGCGGTGGAGACGCTTCGGGAAAGAGGGCTATGGGCGATTCGCTGCTTCGATCCGGGATCCAGCATTTGGCACCGGGAGCTGAAGCTCGGCGGCCCGAGGGTGAAGACGCAGCATTTCACCGTGTTTTGCCGGCAGCTCTCGACGTTGTACAAGTCCGGCGTCAATATGGTGGAAGCGGTCAAGGCGCTGTCCGAGCAGACGGAGAGCAAGGAATTCCGCAAGGTGCTCGCGAGCGTCGCGGAAGACTTGAAGCGAGGGTCGCAGCTGTCGGCTGCGGCGGCGCAGTTTCCGACCGTGTTCGGCAACGTATTCGTCAGCATGGTGCGCGCCGGGGAAGCGAGCGGCAATCTGGACGAGATGCTGCTGCGGCTGGCGGTGTTTTACGAGAAGGAGCACAACACGCGGGAGAAGGTGAAGTCCGCGATGGTGTACCCTGCGCTCATGCTCGTCATTATGGCGGTGGTCGTTACCGCGATGATGCTGTTCATCATCCCGCGTTTTATCGCAACGTTCGACTCGATGGGCCTGCAGCTGCCGCTGCCGACGCGCATCGTCATCGCGATTAGCCATTTCGTGCAGGCGAATTGGCCGGCCGTCATCGGAGCGTTGTTCGTGCCGACATTGATCTCTAGCGCGGTGAAGAGGCTGCCGAAAGGGACGTATGCGCTCGATTGGCTGAGGCTGAAAGCGCCCGTATTCGGCGCATTGGCGCAAAAGCAGGCCCTCGCCCGGTTCGCCCGCGTGTTCAGCTCGTTGTACGGCGCGGCGATCCCGATGCTGCAGTCGCTGTCGATCGTAGCCTCCGTCGTCGACAACGAGGTCATCTCCCGGGTAATCCTGAACTCCCGGGAGCAGATCCGCAGCGGCGATTCGATCGCGGAGCCGTACCGGTCGTCCTGGGTGTTTCCGCCGATGGTCGTGCAGATGCTGGCGATCGGCGAAAAATCGGGGGCGCTCGATTCGATGATGGAAAAAGTGGCGGATTTTTACGAAGCCGAAGTCGATCAAACGACCGACCGGTTAAAATCGGCGCTCGAACCGCTTATGATCGTGGCGCTTGCGGCGGTCGTCGGAGGCATCGTGTTAGCGGTCATGCTCCCGACGTTCCAGCTGTTTGACAATATATAA
- a CDS encoding competence type IV pilus major pilin ComGC codes for MKKLLKNQKGLTLVELLAVIVILGVIAAIAVPSIGGIIANSKTSADTQSVALIKEAAERYAYDKNLATSVTSVTIADLVSNGYLKSAPVEQATGKAYTTVAVAWANATGWTAGSVAVAAQ; via the coding sequence ATGAAAAAGCTGCTGAAAAATCAAAAAGGATTGACGTTGGTCGAGCTGTTGGCGGTTATTGTGATTTTAGGCGTGATCGCGGCGATCGCGGTACCGTCGATCGGGGGGATTATCGCAAACTCGAAAACTTCGGCGGACACGCAATCCGTTGCTTTAATTAAAGAAGCTGCCGAGCGTTACGCTTACGATAAAAACCTAGCTACTTCCGTTACGTCAGTAACCATTGCAGATTTGGTGAGCAACGGATATCTCAAGAGCGCTCCGGTAGAACAAGCCACCGGGAAAGCCTACACTACTGTAGCGGTTGCCTGGGCGAATGCCACGGGGTGGACTGCCGGAAGCGTGGCTGTGGCGGCGCAATAA
- a CDS encoding prepilin peptidase: MEQLHLWFAAALGAFGLLIGSFLNVVAIRALNKQSIVYPPSHCVHCKHRLRAWDLIPLLSYAALRGRCRYCRTRISAAYPIGEAATAALFFWTGLRFGPFDPEWLAGALLCAVLVAVVHTDLKAMLIPDRIVFPAVALAALLRAFVHPLPLWNYALAAAVGFGVLYLLAVVSKGGMGGGDIKLYLFIGLTCGFAATLLSLFAASLFGTLYGIAARLAGRTERGRPIPFGPFIAAGAILSFFYGQAWIEAYLGLWI; the protein is encoded by the coding sequence ATGGAACAGCTGCATCTCTGGTTCGCGGCGGCGCTCGGGGCGTTCGGGCTCTTGATCGGCAGCTTTTTGAACGTCGTCGCGATCCGCGCGCTAAACAAACAATCGATCGTGTACCCGCCTTCGCATTGCGTGCACTGCAAGCACCGATTACGGGCATGGGACTTAATCCCCCTGCTCAGCTACGCGGCGCTTCGGGGGCGGTGCCGCTACTGCCGAACGCGGATCTCGGCCGCGTATCCGATCGGCGAAGCGGCGACGGCCGCGCTGTTTTTCTGGACGGGCCTTCGGTTCGGGCCGTTCGACCCGGAATGGCTCGCGGGGGCGCTGCTGTGCGCCGTGCTCGTCGCCGTCGTGCACACGGATCTGAAGGCGATGCTCATTCCGGATCGAATCGTGTTCCCGGCGGTCGCGCTCGCGGCGCTGCTTCGCGCGTTCGTTCATCCGCTTCCGCTATGGAACTATGCGCTCGCCGCAGCGGTCGGGTTCGGCGTGCTGTACTTGCTCGCCGTCGTCAGCAAAGGCGGAATGGGCGGCGGGGATATCAAGCTGTATTTGTTCATCGGATTGACGTGCGGCTTTGCGGCGACGCTGCTGTCGCTGTTCGCGGCAAGCTTGTTCGGCACGCTTTACGGAATCGCCGCGCGGCTAGCCGGCCGGACGGAGCGAGGGCGTCCGATTCCGTTCGGTCCGTTCATCGCGGCCGGGGCGATTTTGTCGTTTTTTTACGGTCAAGCTTGGATCGAGGCATACTTGGGTCTTTGGATATAA
- the pilM gene encoding type IV pilus biogenesis protein PilM, with protein MLWTQAKEALLPLFHSRSLGIEITDREARWIELDRIGSGSADVVAMDTEPLLEGAVDEGRILQPQAVIQALQTLRQRTGSRTKKVHLLLPSTVTMVRFLTLPDVPAKDLKKMIDFELRFNIPLPFDKPYYDFAKLPAARTIASSPETAPAIEPNAWNLGMQEAAAASEPEDGGKPAKQCEVMIVAAPLETIEEYASVVRSAGLRPASIEIKALSLFRVAERLTPLDANATIVMIDITSTYADIGIYREGALRITRNKPIRFPDMPNKAEDADDWTRFEFQSACQDLASEVERFINFYRYSLNNRDHEVQQLLLSGEPARLGDIAAFFAERFPFETRELRFDGGLRIPAGAPNVLRFVGPLGLALRGRA; from the coding sequence ATGCTTTGGACTCAAGCGAAGGAAGCGCTGCTTCCGTTATTTCATTCCCGCTCTCTCGGCATCGAAATTACCGACCGCGAAGCGCGTTGGATCGAGCTGGACCGCATCGGAAGCGGGAGCGCGGACGTCGTCGCGATGGATACGGAACCGCTGCTCGAGGGAGCGGTCGACGAAGGGCGCATTTTGCAGCCGCAAGCGGTCATCCAAGCGCTGCAGACGCTGCGCCAGCGGACGGGGAGCCGCACGAAGAAGGTTCATCTGCTGCTGCCGAGCACGGTGACGATGGTCCGGTTTTTGACGCTGCCGGACGTACCGGCGAAAGACCTGAAGAAGATGATCGATTTCGAGCTGCGCTTCAACATTCCGCTGCCGTTCGACAAGCCGTACTACGACTTCGCGAAGCTGCCCGCGGCGCGTACGATTGCGAGCAGTCCCGAGACGGCGCCGGCGATCGAGCCGAACGCATGGAATCTCGGCATGCAGGAGGCCGCCGCGGCGTCGGAGCCGGAGGACGGCGGCAAGCCGGCGAAGCAGTGCGAGGTCATGATCGTCGCGGCGCCGCTCGAGACGATTGAGGAGTATGCTTCCGTCGTTCGGTCGGCGGGGCTGCGGCCCGCCAGCATTGAAATTAAGGCGCTGTCGCTGTTCCGCGTCGCGGAACGGCTGACGCCGCTCGATGCGAACGCGACGATCGTCATGATCGACATTACGTCGACGTACGCGGATATCGGTATTTACCGCGAAGGGGCGCTGCGGATTACGAGGAATAAACCGATTCGATTTCCGGACATGCCAAACAAGGCGGAAGATGCGGACGATTGGACTCGCTTCGAATTCCAGAGCGCCTGTCAAGATTTAGCGTCGGAGGTCGAGCGATTCATTAACTTCTATCGGTATTCGCTGAACAATCGCGATCACGAGGTGCAGCAGCTGCTGCTCTCCGGAGAGCCTGCCCGGCTCGGCGACATCGCCGCATTTTTCGCGGAGCGGTTTCCGTTCGAAACGCGCGAGCTCCGCTTCGACGGCGGGCTGCGCATTCCCGCCGGCGCGCCGAATGTCCTCCGATTCGTCGGTCCGCTCGGACTGGCGCTAAGGGGGCGAGCATGA
- a CDS encoding copper amine oxidase N-terminal domain-containing protein yields the protein MRRTRSWIIPLVVAASFAVSGIAWAEGRYRKIEAFFESIDFRINGQTTKVDKESLIYNGSIYVPLRTVSELLGAEPFWDATTRTVSLEFVGNDADMLGSAVEYGFYQYISMEHNRIVASLAQHLRAGDAAGIRADIEGWGRLRDIALDLKDERAADSFDKLMVAADVLRTGWANKNFEQYTVAWELLRSAYAELRGHLTEKLSEQ from the coding sequence ATGCGCCGAACCCGCTCTTGGATTATACCGCTCGTCGTGGCGGCGTCGTTCGCCGTTTCCGGCATCGCTTGGGCGGAAGGGCGTTATCGGAAAATCGAGGCGTTCTTCGAGAGTATCGATTTCCGCATCAACGGTCAGACAACGAAAGTCGACAAAGAATCGCTGATTTACAACGGCTCGATCTACGTTCCGCTGCGCACCGTCTCCGAGCTGCTCGGGGCGGAACCGTTCTGGGACGCCACGACGCGAACGGTATCGCTCGAATTCGTCGGCAACGACGCGGACATGCTCGGAAGCGCCGTGGAATACGGTTTTTATCAATACATCTCCATGGAGCACAACCGGATCGTCGCCAGTTTGGCTCAGCATTTGCGGGCAGGGGACGCGGCGGGCATCCGCGCGGACATCGAGGGATGGGGTCGTTTGCGCGACATCGCGCTCGATCTGAAGGACGAGCGGGCGGCCGACAGCTTCGACAAACTGATGGTCGCGGCGGACGTGCTGCGCACGGGATGGGCGAACAAAAATTTCGAGCAGTACACGGTCGCTTGGGAGCTGCTGCGTTCCGCGTACGCCGAGCTGCGCGGGCATTTGACGGAGAAGCTGTCCGAGCAATGA
- a CDS encoding type IV pilus modification PilV family protein codes for MPIRNERGVTLIEAVAAMLVLSVVVIVFLNVSGYSALAGRQADKQQEARRIAEEQLHQWRALLLEDPSPSLPYASTTQGYAVYIQSASVGNVQYETSAFGSRHVSLQAFALLGGQPEVVTVTVSWEGGP; via the coding sequence ATGCCGATACGCAACGAACGCGGGGTCACGCTGATCGAAGCGGTGGCGGCGATGCTTGTCCTCAGCGTCGTCGTCATCGTTTTCTTGAACGTATCCGGTTATTCCGCGCTGGCGGGGCGGCAAGCCGACAAACAGCAGGAGGCGCGGCGGATCGCGGAGGAGCAGCTTCATCAGTGGAGAGCGCTGCTTCTTGAGGATCCGAGTCCGTCACTGCCGTACGCGTCGACGACGCAGGGCTACGCGGTCTACATCCAAAGCGCTTCGGTCGGCAACGTGCAGTACGAGACTTCCGCGTTCGGTTCGCGGCACGTCTCGCTGCAAGCGTTCGCGCTCCTCGGGGGACAGCCCGAGGTCGTCACCGTAACGGTGTCGTGGGAGGGCGGGCCATGA
- a CDS encoding PulJ/GspJ family protein, producing the protein MMRPLRNERGLTLIELLASLVIGAIVLAAATTVLGSVSHWFATSGQRAADRADVDRTMQALAAELGSASRAVYFDALGEIRYVTGDGVSVVYKAAVFDETTGTVTVYRFGDASRFTDGTVSLTSRPGMYAAPMPLGGNLDSIVFEIQGVDSGTAASNGELIEIEAAFQIAQVTNAGVTRTSLQPERRIVKLLDENGAN; encoded by the coding sequence ATGATGCGGCCGCTGCGCAACGAGCGCGGCCTGACGCTCATCGAACTGCTTGCCTCGCTTGTGATCGGCGCGATCGTGCTGGCCGCCGCCACGACGGTGCTCGGCTCCGTCTCCCATTGGTTCGCGACGTCGGGACAGCGCGCCGCGGATCGAGCCGACGTCGACCGGACGATGCAAGCGCTCGCCGCGGAGCTCGGGAGCGCGAGTCGGGCCGTTTATTTCGACGCACTGGGAGAAATTCGATACGTTACAGGGGACGGAGTTTCCGTCGTTTACAAAGCCGCCGTTTTCGACGAGACTACCGGGACCGTTACGGTATATCGTTTCGGCGATGCCTCGCGTTTTACCGACGGAACGGTATCGTTGACGAGCCGCCCGGGGATGTATGCGGCGCCTATGCCGCTCGGGGGTAACTTGGACTCAATCGTTTTCGAGATTCAGGGAGTCGATTCCGGCACAGCGGCAAGCAACGGCGAATTGATCGAGATCGAGGCGGCGTTCCAGATCGCGCAGGTAACGAATGCGGGGGTAACGCGAACGTCGTTACAACCCGAGCGAAGAATCGTGAAATTGCTCGACGAGAACGGGGCGAATTAA
- a CDS encoding molybdopterin-dependent oxidoreductase has protein sequence MAVRPLKSYTSRTGRKLKTIHAWNAWLLLGLAVSGIVLYLPALRGATAPVRVALKEGHIWAGLVSIALVLLYLPFLPKHAKRLRGKPAQTANLAIVLLLLLGWSASGVILWLERSMPPGATSFALRMHDWLTWIGVPYAIFHAVTRSRWVRERAAARSKEEEAAERSFDRYDGSRRALVKAGVAAAAALIAGPLAYRWLRRVGEPGGMTAAEVASRSASAGNGQELLVPLPESKPPIGGGAEGQFRIYTVAPIPKFDASAWKFTIDGFVDRPLSFDWKTFAELPRKVQVSDFHCVTGWSVYRATWEGIPLKELLASAGVGAGAKYVKFYSGDGVYTDALSLEQAEADDIMVAALIDGSPIPEDLGGPVRLIVPRMYAYKSVKWLERIELIDAGHIGYWQERGYDVDAWVPGAG, from the coding sequence ATGGCGGTGCGGCCGCTCAAATCGTATACGAGTCGGACGGGACGAAAGCTGAAAACGATTCACGCGTGGAACGCGTGGCTGCTGCTCGGGTTGGCGGTTTCGGGAATCGTATTGTATTTGCCGGCGCTGCGGGGCGCGACCGCTCCGGTGCGGGTCGCGCTGAAGGAAGGGCATATTTGGGCCGGCCTCGTTTCGATTGCGCTGGTGCTGCTGTATTTGCCGTTCCTTCCGAAACACGCGAAGCGCTTGCGGGGGAAGCCTGCGCAAACGGCGAATTTAGCGATCGTGCTGCTGCTGCTGCTCGGGTGGAGCGCGTCCGGCGTGATCCTATGGCTGGAGCGGTCGATGCCCCCCGGGGCGACGTCCTTCGCGCTGCGCATGCATGACTGGCTGACGTGGATCGGCGTTCCGTATGCGATATTCCATGCCGTGACGCGGAGCCGATGGGTCCGAGAGCGGGCGGCTGCCCGTTCGAAGGAGGAAGAAGCGGCGGAGCGGAGCTTCGATCGATACGACGGAAGCCGGCGCGCATTGGTGAAGGCCGGAGTCGCGGCGGCCGCCGCGCTGATCGCCGGTCCTCTCGCATACCGATGGCTGAGGCGGGTCGGCGAACCGGGCGGCATGACGGCGGCGGAGGTTGCTTCGCGATCGGCGTCCGCCGGGAACGGTCAAGAGCTGCTCGTGCCGCTGCCCGAATCGAAACCGCCGATCGGGGGCGGTGCGGAAGGCCAATTCCGCATTTATACCGTCGCGCCGATTCCGAAATTCGACGCGTCCGCATGGAAGTTCACGATCGACGGCTTCGTCGACCGACCGCTCTCCTTCGATTGGAAAACGTTCGCGGAGCTGCCGAGGAAGGTTCAAGTAAGCGATTTCCACTGCGTGACCGGTTGGTCCGTTTATCGCGCGACATGGGAAGGAATTCCCCTCAAGGAGCTGCTGGCGTCGGCGGGCGTAGGGGCGGGGGCGAAATACGTGAAGTTTTATTCGGGGGACGGGGTCTACACGGACGCGCTGTCGCTCGAGCAAGCGGAGGCGGACGATATTATGGTCGCGGCTTTGATCGACGGCAGCCCGATTCCGGAAGACTTAGGCGGGCCGGTAAGATTGATCGTGCCGCGCATGTATGCGTACAAATCGGTGAAATGGCTCGAGCGCATCGAGCTGATCGATGCCGGACATATCGGGTATTGGCAAGAGCGAGGATACGACGTGGATGCATGGGTTCCCGGAGCCGGTTGA